CGGCATACATACATGCTGAGTTGATCCAGGTTGAGGTAGAGCATTGCAAATAAATGCCATCGTTCCATAAATTTTTCTGCCACCAAAGCAGAAAAGTTCAcaccgcacaaaacaaaagcgcacCCGTGTGCACACTTTCCACACACTACGTGATCGATTGAAACCGTTTCGATTGCACATTCATTGGGGCAATAAACAAAAGTtggtaggaaaaaaatggaaaccacaAAAATAGGCTCTTTGCTTGCGTTTTAAACCAGTCTCCAACATTCCAAGGAACTGGTTCTGTTTGTTGAGCAAAATGTACATTATTTGAGCAAAGAACAACTCAAACGTTCGGATTGGCTAAACGAAAAAACACTATAAGGGTCAGATACAATACAAATAATTATGAGCAAGAGAGCAAAAGTCAATgatcgatgtgtttttttttgcataaattagtttttattttttgtgcgcTCTAAGTGACCCCcaatttgaagaagaaaaaactgctTTCCATGCAAGGATAGTTGTAATGGctaaaaaaccaccaaacccTACACCTACAGACACAACGAAAAAGCAACGCTGCCGAGGAGGGGTAGCGATCAACATGTTAAAGACACGTAGGAAAAACGGCCTGTGAAAATTCATCCCGCCACCACACCACAAAAAAGGGAtggttttgaaaatatttttgtgcCAAGTTTTTGGCAAAGTTGTGCAAACATTGTGGCTCACTGTCGAAATTAGTGTACAACGAGGAACGCCTTCAaagagttctttttttttcggaaggcaattcttttaaattttggcaGTGTTTTCAAGgcatgttattattttccattcgccCATCCTTGCATCGGGGGGAGTTGCAGCtttgtaccaaaaaaaaagagctttCAACATCGGGGTTGCGCTGGGGCCATTTACGAGATAAATGTGTGAGATGGTTTACATACGGAGACATCGCGGTTATTTGTGTAATGGTTATTTGTTCTATTAGACTACACAAAAGTTGGTGCTCTATTTGCATCATTTCAATCATAATTAGTAATTAGAATTGCAATAAGTTTGAGCACCGGTTTATAATCTTttcaatcattcattcattcattatcATTTCACTCATGTGGCCTTCCATGCTCCAACAAGATTGTTCGCCTGTATTAGGTTCAATCACACAATAGGTagttaaaacattgaaacaatTGAACCTTTATGAAATTTCCTTTGTAAATTGTAAagttaaaagtaaaaatagaaaataaacttGTGCtaagtgtaatttttttttattttttatttgtttactaaGAAACTTAATTGAACTTAGAAAGCTTGCAGTGTACACATCGTAGACCATCTTTACGTGTATAGCGGTTGTATGTTATTTTTACGTGAGTACCGTGTGTAATTTAGCAGTAAGTTCTTTGTTTCAACGAAATATGAAAGGAATCGTTATGCAATCACTTTAATAATGTAATGGCATAAATTGCATTGCCAATCGGTTATTATATCATTGGCTAGACAATTGAAATGGAATATTAGTTCAGTGTTACATTTGTACCAAATAAACACCACCCAACTACTAATTTTCGTTTTAtgtcttgtttattttatttctgaaTCTCCATATAGCTATAAATTATAATAGTTTTCAAGGTTATTTTAagttttggttgttttagaaaacaatcaaacaatagGAAAATCCCGCCCAAAATGTTTAGCGTATTGaatgaacataaaaatgtttctgaTTTACCTTGCGATTAATAAACTAATGTTTATAAACGTAATGAACAACGCGttgcattaaaaatgcatcaatttcttcattaaaattaaacaatcatcaaaaaaaatgcatttccacGAATTGAGGCGGAGCTTCACTATTACGAACACGCCTACTTTTCATGCATTCTTCGTTAAATTTCTTTTCGTCAAATCATGAATGTTTTCAGCATCTTCGTTAAGCTATCGATGAAATGAAGGTACAATTACACTGCGCGCGAATCGAACGTACGGTTTCGCAGATCGCACAAAGGcacattttgaatttattacttttttccaaTACAAGCAGGCTCTAGTatagacaatttttttttcacaaagaAGGAACTGGTCGTATTGCTCAAAACTTAGCATAACATTTTATACAATTCACATTGGTTGGGAGacatttcctttttcgtgCCGTGAAGCTTAAGTCCCACATGTATTCGGCCATGCTGTTGCATGACAATCCGTCATCCAAGAGTGTTGTCCTTTTCCTAGTAAGGACGATTCAGTCgatgttttgatgaaaaatgaaaacattgtttGTACGAATACAAATACTTATTTACTAAATGAAAACCTAACTTGAACAACAAATTGTATATAAATAACCTTGTttggagggggggaggggtgtaGAATTACTTTCAAGCATAGAAGATCTTGAGCATTAGTCACCTTCAACAAAAGACTCTAACCCATATTTAGCAAGTTTGAGTTCCAAAAGGAACAAGAATATTCCAATGCAGATCGGACATCACAAAACATAGCACTTAACAAATTTCGAGAAAATCAGAATCGGTGAAGTCAGCAGTAATCTTGCGAGTGAGACGCAAAGCTTTGGTGGCTTTTATGGCCCAAAGCTTTTTGAGCCTGTTGTCAAAATTTATCGGAAATCAGGAGAAGGGCATAACAGAATtgcaattttttaaaaaccgGTTGGAATGGTTTCacattcttgtttttgtttttgtattgcacttggGAAGGACGAATTTATATTAGtggaaaaatataatcttaagtatttcaacgtttttttaaatctaaaaCTAAAATTTTCAAGCAATATTTCCAATTTTAATGTTAGTTCTTTCAACAGTACGTTATCTTAAAAATGATTACGAAATGAACACCAGTTGGCAGCAACGGCGAACGGATTTTTGTCGTTTGAACTCCGTACTTCCCTTGCATGACTGCCGTTAGGCCATTTTTGCTACATGGGAATCGACGCGCCCGTCCTGTTCGTTGGTAGCGAGCGCCCTCTTGCGCGTATGGGCCGTATCGCTGATTCTATTTAAATGAACCGCTGCTCGCAACAGACGGCTTGTAATGGCCAGACATGTCAAATTTAACACCAGCGCAGGAATTTATAAAATCCTTATATTTTGTAAGAAAACCAACTTCCAACTGGtcattttaaacacatttcacaATGTGAGTACCAGATTCGATTCTAGTCTAGTAGGCTCTTCGGAATACTCGAATAATGAATATTCAATCATCGTACGTTGTTGGCCAACAAAAATCAACTTGTTGACAGCCACGCATACATGTTTTCTCCATACGATTTACTGCGCAATGCAAAACATGTGCCTATCCAAAATTGCAGTCGTGGTAgataatttgtttacatttcgtaaaattttaataaccTTGAACCGCTTTCGCATTGAAAATAAAGTGTGGATTTGGTGTCTTCGGAGTGATTCAGATTGAAAGTGTGGAGTCCACAACCCTCAATTCGAAGGTGGAAATCCCGAGCCTCTTAGGTCATCGGAAAAGGAATTAGGAAATTCTTAGCAATGCAAAAGAAATTCACATGTAATCTAGACTATACCCTTCAGTTCGATAGAGTTCGATCAATTCCACACCGGCTATAGAGGCATTTCACCCATCAGTAAAATCGGTCCGGAAGAAAGACTCTGCATACAAACCGTCCCATAAACCAAATTGAGTTTGACATGACTGTTCTAGGTATtctaaaaatgaaatccacGATCTCCCATCCGTGTGCATTACCACCATCAACCGTTTGGGGCGAAAGAATGAGCTTAAAGAtcaagacaagaaaaaaaaaccagacgaTCGTACCGCCGGCGCACCTAACGCGTACTCTTGAGCCGAAACAGTTGCACAATCTGGGTAGAAAAACACGTTTTAGCGCCAACCTGTGTGCAGGTAAAAACGGACCTGTAAAAGACTCAATATGATTCACGCAACGGATATTCGGAACAATCACGTGCGTTTCACCATTCTCACATGCGTCCGTCGTGACGATGTCGATTTACAGCGCGAAGGGAGGAAGAGCATgaattttattgttctttttcttttcaaccaTCCGTTTCACAACCAACACCTACACACGCTTCCGCGCACATAAACTAGAAAGTCCACAgtggtaaacaaatttaagtCTCGACTTGCAGTTCATGGTTGGGCATGTGTTACGTTCATTGCATTAATggatgttaatttaatttctttatctCTTTTACATTTACAGAACAACGgggtgtttaaaaaaaaacagtgtgtATCAATGGAAATGCCACGGAGCGGAAATGATTCCCGCTGCTATGTGGGACCCTTTTATGGGACCGAGTGTACGACCGGCGGATTGATGTGAGTAAAGCAGTGCCGTGcgagcgtgtgcgtgtgtgttggtgcgctAGTGTGAGCAATGACGTTTTGTAGCACGAGTTCGAGCCAGAAATATGCTCGCCGCGCGTCTATTGTGTGGTGTGCGTTTTCTGTTCCATCTTTGCACTCAAACCGAGCGGTTCATCATTCTGTGCTTTCCGTCGTCTCGTTACCCGGTAAGTTTGCGAAGAACTTATTCCAAGTGGTTTGGCAAAGCGTCATATTAGTGGAGTCGCTGTTAAGAATTTCGCTGCTAAATGCCATACGGTTGCTATGGATATTGGCGTTTAGCTCGGTACTTGAATGACCTGCGATCGTTCACCCGTTGACAACAGTCGCTTGTTCGGGGTGCATTGCGGTGTGTGATCAAACTTGAGGCAAGCAGTATCAGTCTACAGTTACGCGGTGCTTTACTTGAATAATTCATCTCTCGTTCGGTGCGTCGTCGTCCGGTGAAAGACGGATTAAATCGATCGCGTGTTTGGTAGTTTGTAACGAAACACACTgcacactgttttttttttttggttgcaaaTTTACTCGTTTGCAATGAAAGCGAATTTTACTCTTCGGGCCATACAAGACGCCGGCCAATTTTGTGATATTTCGGTCCCCTGTAGacgtaaaacagaaaagaggTCGCGATCCGAGAAGTGAAGGTTACAATCCGAAGCAACAAAACCGATAGTGGTGTGGTGGAAGAGGAGTGATGCCGAAGTGGAATGGCAATGAGGGGGAAAATCCGAccgctgcagctgctgcataTGTGCGATGAGGAAAAAGAACGGCAATGAGCCGGCAAACAGCTGGCAGCCCTAATGCTGCTTACGGAGTTAGACCAGATGTAAAGTATTAATGAAGAAACTCATTGACGATTCTCGACAAATGTAATGAAGATGTACGCAATTTACCTCGCCAAGGGCAGGAGTGTTGGTGGATATCCCAAAAGCAACCCCGTTGACTGGTGTGGCACCCCGCAGACGGGCATCGTAAATAGTCCGATAAAAAAGGTCAGGATAAAACCTAACCTAGCCCACGGTGTGGCGCCGTGGTAGCGTGCGAAGTAAACAAGCGAAACCAGTTAGACGCTAGTCTCCAACTGAAGAATCCAGTTTGATCTAGCACCAGGAATATGATGAACAAACCCCGTGCGGAGATGAAGCATTGGCAGTGCAATTAAAAGATAAAATCTATCTACGCGGTGAATGGGAAGTGAAGAAATCCGACCTGTTGTGCAGTCGACGCCGAGGTGTGTGATGTGAAGGAATGTAAATATTCGTAAGGCTTGTAATCGTACCGGTCTGCTAAATATAGGAGACGGTCCACGGTAGCCTCCGTCGCAAAGTCCTCGTGCGACCAACGTGAGTCTGCCGAAAGATAACCAGCCGGACACAGCCAAACAATGGTGATGAACGTGTTGCTGCTAAACATAAACGCTTTGTATGTGGCAATACACACGCCATTGACACGTATGCAGTGCCACAAGTTCCACATGCACGCCTTCCACCAACCTGTATCAGGTGCGGTTAATGGTACAAGTCCGTTGAACCGCCGGCGTGTTGCAGTGAACGAAGACACGCGACCCCACCATTcttcgttcttggatttcaaaGGGCTTCTGGTTGCGATCTCTCATTACGCGAAGAAGAAGGAACTGGCATTCGCGACCTGTTTCTTTACGACGCGACCACACCACACTGCCAAAGCACGTAAGCGGAGTAAAAAGTGGACGGTGGGTTTGCAATAGCCTTAGCGGCAAGGTGACACAACAGGATAGCCAAGGACATGGCGCCTTTGGGAAAAACCGCCACACATCGCCAGAACCGGTTGGAGGTAGAATTCCttctttttgcttgtttttgttttctgcgtTTTTAAGTAGCTCTAACGACCCGTCTCCGATCGAGACGTTGACCTTGAAGAAGGAAGTGGTTCTGCATCAGATTCACGAGGTTGTCTCGAGAGTCACATTAAAGCAGACGTTCGCGACTCACGTGTGTTTTGCCAACACATCAACCCCCTTgatgttgattaaaatttgcccatataaaaaaacctcccacACGCCCACACACAGGTGTGACAGCATGCTTTTGGGCGGAAAATTTAAGTGGCGCTTTATGGCAATTTCATTAGCACGTTCAACTCAGCAAatgttgcataaattattccCATGTCGAAAACAGCACGAGATGAATCAAAATCTTCTCTGAAAACGGATAGCTATGCGATAAATCCCGACCGATGTTTGTTTCTCGGAAGTTTGTTTGATAccggaaaaaacacacaacgagACCCATACGGAGGAAGAGGTTGTTAAAATGCTGGCGCAGCTGGTTTATGTGCGAGACTGTTCGAAACGACACtgtatatgtgtttttttattgtttctctCATGCTCTATCGATCTTCTTCAAAACCGAATGTCTTCCTATTGAAATGGAACGGGCTGCGTACATGGCTGTGtacgtttgaaaaaaaaagcagacgaTTCACGGTTGAGAGATATGCTTACGTCAATATTTGGTCGTAAAGAGGTGCGTTGGCAATTAACGTTGTAGTAGGCCGTCTGATGGTAAAGTGTTAATTTTCACCGAGATTTGCTTAACACCcaaacccttttttgttggaattGATGGTTACTCACGTCACTGTGTGTTCCACATTTTTATCGGAAGTGGCCAGGAATCTGGCTTTAGTATTGTTAACAAGAATCGTGCAATTGCGGCAAGAATTAAAAGATATCCATTAACatgatttatttgctttctaaTTTCAGTTTCATCCAACAGTTGTATTGTGGTGTCCTAGTGGCctgtgtgctttttgtttttccacccggTGAAAGATGTCGTCCGGCATAGCAGGTAAGTTTGGTACACAAACTGTGACCGATAGCTTCAATTTAGAAAACCCGTGGCACGTTTTTCACTACACAACAtggtttaaataaattatttactcCCCACATGGTGACTTTCTTTAACCCCTCCACCGATGCGGAACGGCGAGAAGAACCTTCCAGAATAGGTTGCTATGTATGGTCGGCCAACCCGCACccgtccgtgtgtgtgtgtgtgtgtgtgtggggggctGATCAACAATTAAGTGGGCCCCCTCATTCTTCAATGGGTCAATCGAAATAGATTGTTTCTTTCTGTGAGGGCCGTACGCGTTTGTGTGGGTTGTTCTGGAATGTCGAGCCTCCCGGGAACGTATTGTTTGTTACAATTAATTGAATGTGTGACACCAATAAAGTAGGCGAGCTGTGGAatcgtcatcatcagcatcgttaatgtcgtcgtcgtcgtcgatcGAGGAGATCGTTGGGCAGTTTTAAATGggaattaattgaattaaacccATTCTATCGGCTATGTCTGTCTCGATGCTACTGACGCTAGGACATTCCTGCATCCGCGACTTTAATTTGGAAGTCGTTCACAAAGTCTATTATTTAAAGATTATAAAGTCGTTACCGTTAATAGTTCCCGGGTAATCGGCAAAGAATGGGTAGATTAAGCCCCCATCATCTTCCAAACATAGCTCTCCAGGGTAATCAGGATGAACTCTGGTGAGCTTTCCGGCAGCAGTTTGCAAGCGAAAGCATCCACACTGGGCCTGCTGCTGGAAATCTTAACCGAGATCAGGCGACCTCCATAGACCACGGGGTTATCTTTGGTTGactttgtttttgaataatattttttcgtGGAGTTCCATTGAAGTTAGCGCCCCTGGGAACACAACGGCAAGTTGGTTGTGTGCACTTTCGGTTGGTTGTTTCGGGCCGGAATTTTCGTTTGGTTCTTTCTATTTACAACCGTGAATTGGTTTGATTGAATGAATTTCAAATCCCAGAGAAGACCGGAAAACGATGAATGATATGTATTATGTTTGCAGAGAGGGTATTTATTAAGACattaaaattccatttttttatgttccaaCAACAATGCCCGTTTTCTTGCGATCACCTGTAAGGAGCAGATTAGAAAACACGTGACATAACACGGTACAATTTTAAACGGGGTGTTCCACTTTAACCGACACGGTTCTTTGGTTTTAGCTATTTTTGCAACCTTGTCCCCATGCTCAGGGCGGTGACCAAAAGATGAAAGGAAGGAGTACGAACCAGTGTCCCAAATGGTTGACGATATTCTTTGCCGCGTTTGCTTCATGttaaaatagaacaaacgGTTGTGCGTACGACGGCAACACCAGCTCTAGCGTTTCCCGAGGTCACTGATAACACTCACAAATTACGTACGGGTTCCGACGTGCTGCTGACATGGGACAACCACAGCACCgggaggaaatattttttcaccGTCAATCATTCACCGGGAATGGCGCAAATGGGGGGACGTCATCAGCAACAAGTATCTTTCGGCGCTCCGTACGCGTTCTCTGCGTCTCTGGTTCGCTCTGCCCATCCAATAAGGTAACGATAAGGCAAGGCAACAGCTTTAATCGGTTCGTGATCAACGTTTTCGCTCAGCTTAATAAATCCACTGCACCCATCGCGTGAGGAAAGGCACGAAATGTCTGACCGGGTGGGTGTGTGAAGGTTTATGGCGCAGTGTCCCGTCCGTACCATCTAGATAGGGTACCCTCATTTTTGGGCTTTTCCAGCGTGAGGAGGCACAGTGGACGGCGTTTCTGTACTTAACCAATTAGCGGGAAGCTTTCGATTCGTACGTGGATGTACTAATTAGCACGATGAAGGTAGAGGTAGTTTTATTGCGCACACCTCTGACTAATCTGGAGCTCTGCCCGAAATGTTTTACCGAGCAGGATCTTGCATCTCCAGAGGATCTCAGTTCGTGAGGTTCGTCTCAAGATATCAAGGTTAGGTAGGTATGAATTAGCAAGACTCCAAGAGCCACAAAGTATCTCCGATTTTCTTAAGTTGCTGTAACTTTAACGAACTCTAACCGTAATCATGTAGAATGGCGTGTTGCGGTGATAAGAAGTCGTACGTTGCTATGCGTACCACGGTAACCACCCTTAATTGATAACAGTTTATGTCGagcgttgttgttttattttatctgcGTCTCTTgttgttggcttttttttctgttattacGTGGCCACTTGTAACACACGCGCTTGATATGGTACGGCAGCACGTTGCGAAAACACCACAAGCTGCTAAGCTTTGGGGGCTGGTCCAGTGAGATGATGACGTTCGTGAGATGTGAGTGTGTCCATCGCACTTCCGTTAAGGTTAAAGTACACCGTGGCCTCCCGTGTACCCGCTGCTCGATCAGCGTTTTAATAGTAATTGCGAATCGGACAAATAGTTTGTACCGTTCCAATGCGCACAAATTGTTATTACAACGGCGGGGTCAATAGGAACGTCTATCGCTCCGTAAGCTTGGTGACGGGAATAGACATCAACAGAAGTGTTCTGTTGTTTGCCTTTCTCAGCCCGTGCTTTAGCGAAATCAACATCATCCGTCGCCCCATCCACAACCAAGCACCATGTGCACCGATGCTCCTCGCGCTGTCTTCAATATTGATTGATGTGTTTATGGTTTGCGCTATGATAAGGACGGGGCAGGAACTAGCCTGGACgttggtttagtttttttatggtctgcttgtttttttttttgtttaatgatacTCCAAACATCGTCAATCGTCGTCGCCGCCCGAGTTGATTTGTAGCTTCCTCGCGTAAATTTATATTCATTGCACTAACTAACGAGCGATTGGTGGTGCGAATTCGCCTACCATCCGggtgatgatggaaaatgaaagcatCAAGATATGCTTGTGGGCTGGTGGGTATCAAATTGGACTCTGGAGGTGTGGCAGTGTGTGGCCTTCATTCAACGTCAGCCCCTCGCCTTGGGTGTACGGGGTGGTTCGAGGGAGGATGATGACGGGACGGTGACATGTGGCATATAAATTAACCTAACGAACAACGTATGTAATATCGGCCAGTGACACACGCGGTTGATTGCAAATGACGTGCCGGAAAGGCGCATAGACACAATAATGGGAAAGCGCATGATGGTCTGATGTCATGCTCGTGTGATCGAAATCATGTGTCTGTTCTGCATGCTGTCTATTATCTGTCGTCTATTAGGTGTATCAAATTTTACACATCAACTTAGCCGAGAGAATGCCCTTACATCGCAactaaatgtgtgtgtttcgttcgttcgcagGATGGATAACATGCCGGCAAGTGTTGAACATCATGGTGATCTTCGGCTTTATGCTGAACTATGCCCTGCGTGTGAACTTCACGATCGCCATCGTGGCGATGACGAAAACGCTCGTGAACGTGGCTACAGGTGGAGATAACAGTACCAGCTTGAACTTGACCGATACGACAGTGGCAGATttgtccaccaccaccgaagcGTCCGTTATCGACGAGGCGGATAAGTTTGAATGGGACGCCCGCCAGCAGAACCTGATGCTGGGCAGCTTCTTCTGGGGTTACGTGCTGACGGAACTGCCGGGTGGTCGGTTGGCTGAAATTATCGGTGGCCGTCGCGTCTTCGGCTACAGTATGCTATGGGCCAGTTTGCTTACCCTGCTGACGCCCCTCGCGTCCAACACGCACTACATTGCCGTGGTAATTCTGCGTGCGGTGCTCGGTTTCTTCCTCGGTGCTTCGTGGCCAGCCATTCATCCACTCACGGCCGTTTGGATTCCGCCCATGGACCGGTCAAAGTTCATCGCCAACATGATGGCTTCCTCGCTGGGCGCTGCCATTACGATGCCAATCTGTGGCTTCCTGATCTCATCGATCGGATGGCAGAGCGTGTTCTACTTCACCGGTGGGCTCGGTTTGCTGTGGTCGATCATTTGGTTCCTGGTGGTGTTTGAAACCCCTGCCCTGCATCCGCGCATCACGCCCGAGGAACGGAATGAGATCGAGTCGGCGATCAATGCGGCtggcaaaaagaagaaaccatCGTACGTGCCGTGGAAGTCCATTATTACCTCCCCACCGGTTTGGGCCATCATACTTACCCACGGTGCGTCCGTGTTTGGGTTCTTCACTGTGGTTAATCAGCTGCCAACTTACATGAAGTATATTTTGCATTTCAACATTAAGGAGGTAAGGTTTTTTTCTCAGCTAACGTTGGTACAAGAACTATTGATGCtaactgatgttttgggtcTCTTTCTCCTTAGAACGGATTACTGTCGTCCTTGCCTTATTTCGGAAAATACGCCATGGCTGTGATTTCATCGCATTTAGCTGATTACTTGAGAAAATCGGGCAAATTGTCCACTACCGCAACTAGAAAGATTTTCACCGCTTTCGGTAAGTTACCGTTTTTGGAGGAGTAGCTTGTACTTGCAACAATGTACTGACGAGCGCTTTGCTTTCACCTTCCGCAGCTGTGATGACTCCCGGGTTCTTGATGATCATTCAGGTGTACATGGGCGAGAACCGCTCGTGGGCGGTTGGTATCTTCACACTGTCCCTCTTCCTGAACGGTGCCGTCACGGCGGGATACCTTGGCAATGGGCTGGACATTGCTCCCAACTTTTCCGGTACCATTTTCGGCATGGCCAACACTCTGTCCTCGTTCGGTGGCTTCGTTTCAGCGTACATGGTTGGTGTACTCACCAACGATAATGTAAGTTTTACTACATTACTAAATCATCTGGAGTAGAGATTCGAGTAATAGCGTTTCcttattttccttccaacagCAAACTTATGGTCAATGGCAGATTGTGTTCTGGATTCTGGCCGTGGTGTACATTACGGGTTCGTCTGCGTACGTGATAATGGGTACGGGTGAGCTGCAGGCCTGGAACAATCCCCCGGAGAAGGATGATGGTAGTGGCGAAACCGAGGAAGGTGTGCCACTTAACCAGCGCAACCAGGCCGCGGTCAAGTAACGCGTACAAACGCATAGCGTTTTGACACTTCCACAAAACAAGCATGTGGTATCTTTGGGCGACTGAAGCTAATACGCAGATGCTCAACTAGTGCCACAGGTTGTGTGCTGTAAAGCCGCAACGAAGCAAGAAGACAACCGACAAaagaatttcaaacaaaactggtggtgcgtgcgtgtgttccGTAGCAAGGATATCGAAGACATAGGGATTACAGATTTGTCGTAGCATTTAATaacttattgttttaaaacacatCTGTAGACAGTGAGCCCTTTTAGTGCGCAAATGCTGTATTAGTTTTTTGTAGCCGAAGGCTTATCGTTACTGTAGAACGGTTTAGCCGACCCACATAGAAgggcgtttttcttttctggcaGTAGAAGAAAACAGGAACATGTACACAGGGACTTGTCCGAAGGAATGGTAGCAAGCGGAACGATGTTGTATCTGGTTGATTCAGGGGTATGacttaatttttaatgtacaAAACAGCGTAGGCGGACGAGCGTGTATCTCTGGCGAGAAAAACGCACGCGCGAGTGTGTAGCGGGAATTTCATGAAGTGAACGAACAGCAGGACTCCGTGAGAGGAATGAAcaattttcatgttttaatgaaaatgtcgCAATTGGAACGAACTGAACATGACCGAGAAAGCAGCATTGGTTCGGGAGCGCTAGGGAAGAGCAAGCAAGCCCGGACCATAATGTTTCTCACACTTGTTCCCTCAGGACGAACTGTACGTACGTAACGCGCTTCGTAAACTCGGTCGCATACGTGTGCTGTCTCGCAGGCGATGTTAACAGAGTAGATTTCTATGTACGTGCCTTTTACAACACATTGATAATCGTGTGTAAAGTGGAATGAGAATCTTGTTAAAGCTAGCAGGTTATAATATTCGTGTTTAGGTCAGCAAGGTGTCAAACATGGCCCGCCACATTAACTTTGTACCCACAGACAGACATCGGTCGAAGGAATCAGTCTACTTAAACTTTACAGAGACGGTActtgatattttatttacaatgttttt
This Anopheles marshallii chromosome 3, idAnoMarsDA_429_01, whole genome shotgun sequence DNA region includes the following protein-coding sequences:
- the LOC128711806 gene encoding sialin; the protein is MSSGIAGWITCRQVLNIMVIFGFMLNYALRVNFTIAIVAMTKTLVNVATGGDNSTSLNLTDTTVADLSTTTEASVIDEADKFEWDARQQNLMLGSFFWGYVLTELPGGRLAEIIGGRRVFGYSMLWASLLTLLTPLASNTHYIAVVILRAVLGFFLGASWPAIHPLTAVWIPPMDRSKFIANMMASSLGAAITMPICGFLISSIGWQSVFYFTGGLGLLWSIIWFLVVFETPALHPRITPEERNEIESAINAAGKKKKPSYVPWKSIITSPPVWAIILTHGASVFGFFTVVNQLPTYMKYILHFNIKENGLLSSLPYFGKYAMAVISSHLADYLRKSGKLSTTATRKIFTAFAVMTPGFLMIIQVYMGENRSWAVGIFTLSLFLNGAVTAGYLGNGLDIAPNFSGTIFGMANTLSSFGGFVSAYMVGVLTNDNQTYGQWQIVFWILAVVYITGSSAYVIMGTGELQAWNNPPEKDDGSGETEEGVPLNQRNQAAVK